AATCAAAGGGGTGTTGTTTGTATAAGAAAACGAGACATTTTCAAAAACCATGTTATTTTTAATCTGTTTAAAGGATTTAGCATCAGTTGCGTCATCAATCTCCGGCTTCATGCTTAAGATATTGTTGATTCTGTCTAAGGATGCTCTTCCTCTCTGGATAAGACTTATAACCCATCCCATGGCCATCATGGGCCATGTCAGAAGACCAAGATAGCTGATAAAAGCCACAAAATCTCCGGGCGTTATAGCAAGGGTAATTGTTTGTCTGCCTCCAAGGAAAAGAACGATTGCAAGACTTATATTGGAAAAGAAAAGCAGCATGGGAAAAAATGACCCGGTATTTTTTACAAGCCGGAGATTTTTATTAATATAATTTTTTGATATTGTATTTATCATGGATGCTTCCTGCTCTTCCAGGTTATATGCCTTGATTACGCGTATGCCCGCAAATCGTTCCCTTATGGCTTCTGTAAGATCTGCAAAAGATCCCTGCACATCCTGATACAGATGATGCATTTTTTTGCTGAAAAAACGGGTTCCCAGTACAATCATAGGCATTGGAATTAAAACATATAATGTCAGAAGCTTATTAATATATAACATGAAACAGATGGATGCGGAGCCCAGAACTATTGCGTCTGTCAGTGCAACCACACCCATGCCCATCGCCATTCTTATATGCTGAATATCATTGGTAGCATGGGCCATTAGATTCCCTGTTTTTACTTTATCGAAATATGAAGCAGAAAGGGTTTGAATATGGTCAAGCAGACTGTTTCTCAAACCCTGTTCAACACTTCTTGACATGCCGATGAGACAGCGTCGCCATCCATATCTGAAAATTCCCATCATCACGGCAATTCCAACTATATACAGGGCATAGGACAGCAGTTGTTTCAGGTTTATCTGAAACAGCGTAAGATCATCCACAGCCCATTTAATTACGCGTGGAATAAAAAGTTGCAGCATGTCAACGGTAATCAGACAAAAAAGCCCAAAGAGAATCATGTAGCGGTTTTTTACAAAATAAGGTTTTATTAAGTATAAGGATTTCAATTAATTCATCTCCTGTCTTTAAGAAATTTTTACTAAAGAATTATACATTGGTCAAACAAGTCTTTTTAAAATCGGATGGTATGCCCGCATGAACGCACCTGGTGTTTTACATCACGGAAATCGAAAGGGCAGGGGGCATTAAGACAAATCCGTTTGCCTTGACTATGCGGGACAGGTATAATACATTGCAATTCAAACAAAATCCAAAAAAAACCGGATTCCCAGTTTCGCTGGAATGACAGGAACAAAGCAAACCATTTTTGTAAACAATTATGACTGAATCAAAGATTGAAAAAATTATTGCTATAAAGGAAAACCTGGAACGGGTTCTTGATAATCTCAAGGATGGAATCATAGCCCATGACATAAAAAGGCGTATATTTTTTTTCAACCATGAAGCTGAAAGAATTACGGGTTTAAGCAGAAAAGATGTTCTGGGAAGGGACTGTCACAAAGTATTCGGCGCTCCCTTTTGCGGTGAACGCTGTTCTTTCAGTAAAGACAGCCCTGAAATTATGGATAACTATGAATATACGATTAACAGCTTAAACAAAAACGGCGAAATCAAGAACATTGAAATGTCGTTTAACAGGATGGATGACGAAAATGGAAAACTCTTTGGGGTTATTGCTTTCCTGAGAGACGTTACTGATATTTTGAGCCTGAAAATAAGAGCCGGCAAGCTAAACAGCTTTGCAGGCATCATAGGTAAGGACACAAAAATGCTCCAGGTTTTTCAGCAAATCAGAGATGTTGCCGGGTATAATTATCCGGTACATATTTCCGGAGAAACAGGCACAGGCAAAGAACTGGTTGCCGCGGCTATTCACAATGAAAGCCAAAGAAACGGGGCTCCATTCATTGCTATAAATTGCGGAGCTTTGCCGGAAAACCTTATAGAAAGTGAACTTTTTGGGCATGTTAAGGGAGCGTTTTCAGATGCTATACGTGATAAAAAGGGGCGCTTTGAGCTGGCCGACAGGGGCACAATATTTCTGGATGAGGTTACAGAACTTTCAAAAAATGTGCAGGTCAAGCTTCTGAGATTTCTGCAGGAAGGTACATTTGAAAAGGTCGGCGGAGAAAAAACAATCTCTGTAAATATTCGGGTTATCAGCGCAACAAACAAAGACCTTAAAAAAGAGGTAGGAAATAAAAATTTCCGCGATGACCTGTATTACCGTTTAAATGTAATACCCATATCTATTCCTCCTCTCCGCGAACGAAAAAATGACATACCGCTTCTAATCGACCATTTTCTTAAACAGGCTGAGGAAGATTATAAGCAAAAACCTCTTGGAATATCTAAAGAAGCCATGTCCTTAATAATGGATTATGCCTGGCCGGGAAATGTTCGTGAGCTTCAAAATGCTATTCAGTTTGCCATTGTAAAATGCAGCGGCAGCTTAATTACTCCAAATGAACTCCCTGCTGATCTGAGAGATAATGAAAAACCTCTGTTAAGGCGCGGCTCTTCCAGGAAGCTTGACTTTGATACAATAAGATCTGCCCTTGAAAAAACAGGAGGGAATAAATCAAAGGCTGCCAAGCTTCTCGGGGTGGGAAGGGCCACATTATACAGATTTTTAAGCCAACATCCTAACATACTTAAATCTCAATCATTACAGAGCTCACCTTTAAGCCAGTCTTTAACTTCACCCTCGATAGAATAAACGCCTTCATTATGACCTGTTGACTCCAGGAACCGGTTTTTTAACCATTCGGGCATCTTTATTGTAGCAAGCTCAACCCCTTCTTCAATGTTGCGACGTATAAGGTATATTACCGGCTCATGCCATGTATTTACCACAAAATAAGTAGAAAAATCTCTCTTTGATCTTATTACGTTTTTACCCGCTACCGCATTATTACCCCATTCCAGATAAAGTATTACAGCCATTTCCGGCGTCATTTCCCAGTCTATATCATTTAACAGATCAAGATTATTTCTTATATCCTCTAATTTCAACATGCTGCACCTCCTTTGGATTGTTATTTAACACATTAAAATGCATGATATGTGCCATTGATAACGAAAACTCCAATAATGAAATAACCTCTTGAATTAAAATAAGATATTGAGACATCTATTATAAACGGAAAGATATCTGAAATTGTATCATGATACAATTATGTCTCTAATTAAAAAAATGAGACAGCCAAAGTTCCTCTTTCAAATATGAAATGCGGGAGTTTGGGGACATTAAAGCATTGGACAAGTGTGCGTTCGATGCGCATGGCCA
The genomic region above belongs to Anaerolineae bacterium and contains:
- a CDS encoding sigma 54-interacting transcriptional regulator, with protein sequence MTESKIEKIIAIKENLERVLDNLKDGIIAHDIKRRIFFFNHEAERITGLSRKDVLGRDCHKVFGAPFCGERCSFSKDSPEIMDNYEYTINSLNKNGEIKNIEMSFNRMDDENGKLFGVIAFLRDVTDILSLKIRAGKLNSFAGIIGKDTKMLQVFQQIRDVAGYNYPVHISGETGTGKELVAAAIHNESQRNGAPFIAINCGALPENLIESELFGHVKGAFSDAIRDKKGRFELADRGTIFLDEVTELSKNVQVKLLRFLQEGTFEKVGGEKTISVNIRVISATNKDLKKEVGNKNFRDDLYYRLNVIPISIPPLRERKNDIPLLIDHFLKQAEEDYKQKPLGISKEAMSLIMDYAWPGNVRELQNAIQFAIVKCSGSLITPNELPADLRDNEKPLLRRGSSRKLDFDTIRSALEKTGGNKSKAAKLLGVGRATLYRFLSQHPNILKSQSLQSSPLSQSLTSPSIE
- a CDS encoding ABC transporter ATP-binding protein — encoded protein: MKSLYLIKPYFVKNRYMILFGLFCLITVDMLQLFIPRVIKWAVDDLTLFQINLKQLLSYALYIVGIAVMMGIFRYGWRRCLIGMSRSVEQGLRNSLLDHIQTLSASYFDKVKTGNLMAHATNDIQHIRMAMGMGVVALTDAIVLGSASICFMLYINKLLTLYVLIPMPMIVLGTRFFSKKMHHLYQDVQGSFADLTEAIRERFAGIRVIKAYNLEEQEASMINTISKNYINKNLRLVKNTGSFFPMLLFFSNISLAIVLFLGGRQTITLAITPGDFVAFISYLGLLTWPMMAMGWVISLIQRGRASLDRINNILSMKPEIDDATDAKSFKQIKNNMVFENVSFSYTNNTPLILSNINIKLKHGAILGIIGPQGSGKTTLLSLMPRLFDVSSGRILIDGINISRILLRDLRSLISFMPQEPFLFAGSIKQNILLGSGETKDSQLISAAEKAALYDTVRLFPKGFDTIVGEKGIVLSGGQKQRISLARALIHDRPIMILDDPVSQVDMETGNLIIKTVKSMAGGKTIIIVSHRLSAVRFADLIISLDKGRIVESGTHEHLMKNNRYYAKTFRLQEIEEEFNAN